From a region of the Paenibacillus lutimineralis genome:
- a CDS encoding helix-turn-helix transcriptional regulator, translating into MKLHITYDHPIPINAFEWTPATNRQSPHMHSSLEVGLCLSGKGCFFFGSKRYTASPGDLFIVNNEEHHIAQSDPDDPSRYLFINFDPALLLAEEPGLLLPFSYRSTHFCNHIAGSSPLARELTPWIHIVAQELREKSPGYLAMAKSALIQLCGRLLRHYNELLSDDERQVMVQTVRQAQSLAALVDRRFHEPLSLVGLADELGISASRLSRAFLETTGYRFSDYVSLLRVQAAKRELTGTDKAVTNIAFECGFQSLPTFYRVFKDITGVSPVTYRQSMGFCNE; encoded by the coding sequence ATGAAGCTGCATATAACATACGATCATCCAATTCCGATCAACGCTTTCGAATGGACGCCTGCTACGAATCGACAATCGCCCCATATGCATTCAAGTCTGGAAGTCGGCCTCTGCCTGTCAGGCAAAGGCTGCTTCTTCTTTGGCAGCAAACGCTATACGGCTAGTCCTGGCGACTTATTTATCGTCAACAACGAGGAACATCATATCGCCCAATCTGACCCGGATGATCCAAGCCGCTATCTCTTTATTAACTTTGATCCGGCGCTACTGTTAGCGGAAGAGCCAGGTCTTTTACTCCCATTCTCCTATCGTTCTACTCATTTTTGCAATCATATTGCCGGCAGCTCGCCGCTTGCAAGGGAGCTTACGCCCTGGATCCATATAGTAGCTCAAGAGCTTCGAGAGAAATCACCCGGCTATTTGGCGATGGCGAAAAGCGCGCTTATCCAGTTGTGCGGCCGCCTGCTCAGACATTACAACGAGCTGCTTAGTGATGACGAGAGGCAGGTGATGGTACAAACGGTTCGTCAAGCACAATCTTTAGCCGCTTTGGTGGATCGGCGGTTTCATGAACCACTGAGTTTGGTGGGTCTGGCAGATGAGTTGGGTATAAGTGCATCCCGCCTCAGTCGTGCATTTCTGGAGACGACAGGGTACCGCTTCTCTGATTATGTATCTCTGCTACGTGTCCAAGCCGCTAAACGAGAATTGACGGGGACAGATAAAGCAGTAACCAATATCGCATTTGAATGTGGCTTTCAAAGCTTGCCAACCTTTTATCGGGTTTTCAAAGACATTACTGGCGTATCCCCTGTGACTTATCGTCAATCTATGGGATTCTGCAATGAGTAA